Proteins from one Drosophila gunungcola strain Sukarami chromosome 3R, Dgunungcola_SK_2, whole genome shotgun sequence genomic window:
- the LOC128252222 gene encoding 4-hydroxybutyrate coenzyme A transferase, which translates to MSKQLARHVGHLNSLLKTATTASAVSAQNNYFTYVRELSHPIAREPPIVKAEEAVACIKSGDTVFAGGAASTPVALLNAMAKHGKNNKLEGVTVCHMHTEGPGEYAKPEYKDIFRSNSFFMGANVRKAVAEGRGDNVPIFLHEIPQLFYKQIVKPDVSFIHVSPPDNHGYCSLGTSVDCVRAALLHSKLIVAQINPKMPRTFGDAIIHKSHFDYAIEVNDDLPQHGTGEISPVEKKIGKLIAENLVRDGATLQMGIGSIPDAVLAALHNHKDLGIHSEMFANGVVELVRKGCVTNSKKKMHQGRIVGSFLIGDKALYDFVDNNPFIEMYAIDYVNNTSIVKQQPRMTAINSCIEVDLTGQVCSDSIGSRFYSGFGGQVDFIRGAAEGIDGLGVPIIAMPSTTNKGESKISPTLKEGAGVVTSRAHVHYVVTEHGIASLFGKNVRQRMYELIQIADPKHRETLEKQAFDRIKVMPSPN; encoded by the exons ATGAGCAAGCAATTGGCGCGCCATGTGGGTCACCTGAATAGCCTGCTGAAAACGGCGACCACCGCCTCCGCGGTCTCCGCCCAAAACAACTATTTCACCTACGTCCGGGAACTGTCGCATCCAATCGCCCGGGAGCCTCCAATCGTCAAGGCGGAAGAGGCCGTTGCATGCATCAAATCGG GTGATACGGTCTTCGCCGGCGGAGCAGCTTCCACGCCCGTGGCTCTGCTGAATGCGATGGCCAAGCACGGAAAGAACAACAAGCTGGAGGGCGTCACCGTGTGCCACATGCACACGGAGGGTCCTGGGGAGTACGCCAAGCCGGAGTACAAGGACATCTTCCGCTCGAACTCCTTCTTCATGGGCGCCAATGTGCGCAAGGCGGTGGCCGAGGGGCGTGGCGACAATGTGCCCATCTTCCTGCACGAGATCCCGCAGCTGTTCTACAAGCAGATCGTGAAGCCAGATGTATCCTTCATCCATGTCTCGCCGCCGGATAACCATGGCTACTGCTCCCTGGGCACCAGCGTCGACTGTGTGCGAGCTGCCCTGCTGCACTCGAAGCTGATTGTTG ctcaaATCAACCCCAAGATGCCGCGCACCTTTGGCGATGCCATCATTCACAAGTCCCACTTTGACTACGCCATCGAGGTGAACGACGATCTGCCGCAGCATGGCACTGGTGAGATCTCTCCCGTGGAGAAGAAGATCGGCAAGCTGATTGCCGAGAACCTGGTCCGAGATGGCGCCACCCTGCAGATGGGCATTGGCAGTATTCCCGACGCCGTGCTCGCCGCCCTGCACAACCACAAGGATCTGGGCATCCACTCCGAGATGTTCGCCAACGGTGTGGTGGAGCTGGTGCGCAAGGGATGTGTCACCAACAGCAAGAAGAAGATGCACCAGGGCAGGATCGTGGGCTCCTTCCTCATCGGTGACAAGGCTCTGTACGATTTCGTCGACAACAATCCCTTCATCG AGATGTACGCCATCGACTATGTGAACAACACCAGCATTGTGAAACAGCAGCCCCGCATGACGGCCATCAACAGCTGCATCGAGGTGGATCTGACTGGACAGGTCTGCTCCGATTCCATTGGCTCCCGTTTCTACTCCGGCTTCGGCGGTCAGGTGGACTTCATTCGCGGCGCTGCCGAGGGCATCGACGGACTGGGTGTGCCCATCATTGCCATGCCATCGACCACAAACAAGGGCGAGAGCAAGATTTCGCCCACGCTTAAGGAGG GCGCTGGCGTCGTTACTTCGCGTGCCCACGTACACTACGTCGTCACGGAGCACGGAATTGCCTCGCTGTTCGGCAAGAATGTGCGCCAGAGGATGTATGAACTCATCCAGATTGCCGATCCCAAGCACCGCGAAACCCTGGAGAAACAGGCCTTCGATCGCATCAAGGTCATGCCATCACCGAACTAA